A DNA window from Streptococcus parapneumoniae contains the following coding sequences:
- the patB gene encoding multidrug efflux ABC transporter subunit PatB encodes MKTVQFFWNYFKVYKLSFVVVILMIVLATLAQALFPVFSGQAVTELANLVQAYQDGNPELVWQSLSGIMFNLGLLVLVLFISSVIYMCLMTRVIAESTNEMRKGLFGKLARLTVSFFDRRQDGDILSRFTSDLDNILQAFNESLVQVMSNIVLYIGLILVMFSRNVTLALIAIASTPVAFLMLIFIVKMARKYTNLQQKEVGKLNAYMDESISGQKAVIVQGIQEDMMAGFLEQNERVRKATFKGRMFSGILFPVMNGMSLVNTAIVIFAGSAVLLNDKSIETSTALGLIVMFAQFSQQYYQPIIQVAASWGSLQLAFTGAERIQEMFDAEEEIRPEKAPIFTQLQEGVEISHIDFSYLPDKPILKDVSISAPKGQMTAVVGPTGSGKTTIMNLINRFYDVDAGGIYFDGKDIRDYDLDSLRSKVGIVLQDSVLFSGTIRDNIRFGMPDASQEMVEAAAKATHIHDYIESLPDKYDTLIDDDQSIFSTGQKQLISIARTLMTDPEVLILDEATSNVDTVTESKIQHAMEAVVAGRTSFVIAHRLKTILNADQIIVLKDGEVIERGNHHELLKLGGFYSELYHNQFVFE; translated from the coding sequence ATGAAGACAGTTCAATTTTTTTGGAATTATTTTAAAGTCTATAAGCTATCATTTGTAGTTGTCATCCTGATGATTGTTCTGGCTACTCTTGCCCAAGCCCTCTTTCCGGTCTTTTCTGGACAAGCAGTAACAGAGCTAGCCAATTTAGTTCAAGCTTATCAAGATGGCAATCCAGAACTTGTTTGGCAAAGCCTATCAGGAATCATGTTCAATCTTGGTCTGCTGGTTTTGGTTCTATTTATCTCTAGTGTGATATACATGTGTCTCATGACGCGCGTGATTGCGGAGTCGACCAACGAGATGCGCAAAGGCCTCTTCGGTAAGCTTGCTCGGTTAACGGTTTCTTTCTTTGACCGCCGACAGGATGGCGATATCCTATCTCGTTTTACTAGTGATTTGGATAATATCCTCCAAGCCTTTAATGAAAGTCTGGTTCAGGTCATGAGCAATATTGTTTTATATATCGGTCTGATTCTTGTCATGTTTTCGAGAAATGTGACGCTGGCCCTCATCGCTATTGCCAGCACACCAGTAGCCTTCCTCATGCTGATTTTCATCGTGAAAATGGCACGCAAATACACCAACCTCCAGCAGAAAGAGGTAGGGAAGCTCAACGCCTATATGGATGAGAGTATCTCAGGTCAAAAAGCCGTGATTGTACAAGGAATTCAAGAGGATATGATGGCAGGATTTCTTGAACAAAATGAGCGCGTGCGCAAGGCGACCTTTAAAGGAAGGATGTTCTCAGGAATTCTTTTCCCTGTCATGAATGGGATGAGCCTGGTCAACACAGCCATCGTTATCTTTGCTGGTTCAGCTGTACTTTTGAATGATAAGTCTATTGAAACAAGTACAGCCTTAGGTTTGATTGTTATGTTTGCCCAATTTTCACAGCAGTACTACCAGCCTATTATCCAAGTTGCAGCTAGTTGGGGAAGCCTTCAGTTAGCCTTTACTGGGGCTGAACGGATTCAGGAAATGTTTGACGCAGAGGAAGAAATCCGACCTGAAAAGGCTCCAATCTTCACTCAGTTGCAAGAAGGTGTTGAAATCAGTCATATTGATTTCTCGTATTTGCCTGATAAACCTATTTTGAAAGATGTCAGCATTTCCGCTCCGAAAGGACAGATGACGGCGGTTGTTGGTCCAACAGGTTCAGGGAAAACGACTATTATGAACCTCATCAATCGCTTTTATGATGTTGATGCTGGTGGGATTTATTTTGACGGCAAAGACATCCGTGACTATGATTTAGATAGTCTCAGAAGCAAGGTGGGAATTGTCTTGCAAGATTCAGTCTTATTTAGTGGAACCATTCGAGACAATATCCGTTTCGGTATGCCAGATGCTAGTCAAGAAATGGTTGAGGCAGCAGCCAAAGCAACCCACATTCATGACTATATCGAAAGCTTACCTGATAAATACGATACTCTTATAGATGATGACCAGAGCATCTTCTCAACAGGACAAAAGCAATTGATTTCTATCGCTCGAACCCTGATGACAGATCCAGAAGTTCTCATTCTAGATGAAGCAACTTCAAACGTAGATACGGTGACAGAAAGCAAGATTCAGCATGCCATGGAGGCGGTTGTAGCAGGCAGAACTAGTTTCGTCATTGCCCACCGTTTGAAGACCATCCTCAATGCAGACCAGATTATTGTCCTCAAAGATGGAGAAGTCATTGAACGTGGTAACCACCATGAACTCTTGAAGTTAGGTGGATTTTACTCAGAACTCTATCACAATCAATTTGTTTTTGAATAA
- the gltX gene encoding glutamate--tRNA ligase, whose translation MSKDIRVRYAPSPTGLLHIGNARTALFNYLYARHHGGTFIIRIEDTDRKRHVEDGERSQLENLRWLGMDWDESPETHENYRQSERLDLYQKYIDQLLAEGKAYKSYVTEEELAAERERQEAAGETPRYVNEYLGMSEEEKATYISEREAAGIIPTVRLAVNESGIYKWHDMVKGDIEFEGGNIGGDWVIQKKDGYPTYNFAVVIDDHDMQISHVIRGDDHIANTPKQLMVYEALGWEAPEFGHMTLIINSETGKKLSKRDTNTLQFIEDYRKKGYLPEAVFNFIALLGWNPGGEDEIFSREELIKLFDENRLSKSPAAFDQKKLDWMSNDYIKNADLETIFEMAKPFLEEAGRLTDKAEKLVELYKPQMKSVDEIIPLTDLFFSDFPELTEAEREVMAGETVPTVLEAFKAKLEAMTDDEFVTENIFPQIKAVQKETGIKGKNLFMPIRIAVSGEMHGPELPDTIFLLGREKSIQHIENMLKEISK comes from the coding sequence ATGTCAAAAGATATCCGCGTACGTTACGCACCAAGTCCAACAGGACTACTACACATCGGAAATGCTCGTACAGCATTGTTCAACTATCTTTACGCCCGTCATCATGGTGGAACTTTTATTATCCGTATCGAAGATACTGACCGTAAACGTCATGTCGAAGATGGTGAACGTTCACAGCTTGAAAACCTTCGTTGGTTGGGCATGGATTGGGATGAAAGTCCAGAAACACATGAAAACTACCGTCAGTCTGAGCGTTTGGACTTGTATCAAAAATACATTGACCAACTATTAGCTGAAGGAAAAGCTTACAAATCTTATGTTACAGAAGAAGAATTAGCGGCTGAACGCGAACGCCAAGAAGCAGCTGGTGAAACACCTCGCTACGTAAATGAATACCTTGGCATGAGTGAAGAGGAAAAAGCGACTTACATCTCAGAACGTGAAGCAGCAGGAATCATCCCAACGGTTCGTTTGGCTGTCAATGAGTCAGGTATCTACAAGTGGCATGATATGGTTAAAGGCGATATTGAATTTGAAGGTGGCAATATTGGTGGTGACTGGGTTATCCAAAAGAAAGACGGTTACCCAACTTACAACTTTGCCGTTGTCATCGATGACCATGATATGCAAATCTCCCATGTTATCCGTGGAGACGACCACATTGCCAACACACCAAAACAGCTCATGGTTTATGAAGCCCTTGGTTGGGAAGCTCCAGAGTTCGGTCACATGACCTTGATTATCAATTCTGAAACTGGTAAGAAGTTATCTAAACGTGATACTAATACTCTTCAGTTTATCGAAGACTACCGTAAAAAAGGTTATTTACCAGAAGCAGTCTTTAACTTTATTGCTCTTCTTGGTTGGAACCCAGGTGGCGAAGATGAGATTTTCTCTCGTGAGGAACTCATTAAACTTTTCGATGAAAACCGCCTCAGCAAGTCTCCAGCAGCCTTTGACCAGAAAAAACTAGACTGGATGAGCAATGATTATATCAAGAATGCAGATTTAGAAACCATCTTTGAAATGGCAAAACCATTCCTAGAAGAAGCAGGACGTTTAACTGACAAAGCTGAAAAACTAGTTGAGCTCTATAAACCACAAATGAAATCAGTAGATGAAATTATTCCATTGACAGATCTTTTCTTCTCAGATTTCCCAGAATTGACAGAAGCAGAGCGCGAAGTCATGGCAGGTGAAACAGTCCCAACAGTTCTTGAAGCCTTCAAAGCAAAACTTGAAGCAATGACAGATGATGAATTTGTGACAGAAAATATCTTCCCACAAATTAAAGCAGTCCAAAAAGAAACAGGTATTAAAGGGAAAAATCTTTTCATGCCTATTCGTATCGCTGTTTCAGGTGAAATGCATGGTCCAGAGTTGCCAGATACGATCTTCTTGTTAGGCCGTGAAAAATCAATCCAGCATATCGAAAATATGTTAAAGGAAATCTCTAAATAA
- the mutS gene encoding DNA mismatch repair protein MutS: MATEKLSPGMQQYVDIKKQYPDAFLLFRMGDFYELFYEDAVNAAQILEISLTSRNKNADNPIPMAGVPYHSAQQYIDVLIEQGYKVAIAEQMEDPKQAVGVVKREVVQVITPGTVVDSSKPDSQNNFLVAIDRDGNQFGLAYMDLVTGDFYVTGLLDFTLVCGEIRNLKAREVVLGYDLSEEEEQILSRQMNLVLSYEKEGFEDLHLLDSRLASVEQAASSKLLQYVHRTQMRELNHLKPVIRYEIKDFLQMDYATKASLDLVENARSGKKQGSLFWLLDETKTAMGMRLLRSWIHRPLIDKERIIQRQEVVQVFLDHFFERSDLTDSLKGVYDIERLASRVSFGKTNPKDLLQLATTLSSVPRIRAILEGMEQPALAYLIEQLDGIPELESLISAAIAPEAPHVITDGGIIRTGFDETLDKYRRVLREGTGWIAEIEAKERENSGISTLKIDYNKKDGYYFHVTNSQLGNVPAHFFRKATLKNSERFGTEELARIEGDMLEAREKSANLEYEIFMRIREEVSKYIQRLQALAQGIATVDVLQSLAVVAETQHLIRPEFGDDSRIDIQKGRHAVVEKVMGAQTYIPNTIQMAEDTSIQLITGPNMSGKSTYMRQLAMTAVMAQLGSYVPAESAHLPIFDAIFTRIGAADDLVSGQSTFMVEMMEANNAISHATKNSLILFDELGRGTATYDGMALAQSIIEYIHEHIGAKTLFATHYHELTSLESSLEHLVNVHVATLEQDGQVTFLHKIEPGPADKSYGIHVAKIAGLPADLLARADKILTQLENQGTESPTPMKQTSTVSEQISLFDTAEEHPILAELAKLDVYNMTPMQAMNVLVELKQKL; encoded by the coding sequence ATGGCGACAGAAAAGCTATCACCCGGCATGCAACAGTATGTGGATATAAAAAAGCAATATCCAGATGCTTTTTTGCTCTTTCGGATGGGTGATTTTTATGAATTATTTTATGAGGATGCGGTCAATGCTGCGCAGATTCTGGAAATTTCCTTAACGAGTCGCAACAAGAATGCGGACAATCCGATCCCTATGGCGGGTGTTCCCTATCATTCTGCCCAACAGTATATCGATGTCTTGATTGAGCAGGGCTATAAGGTAGCTATCGCAGAGCAGATGGAAGATCCTAAACAAGCAGTTGGGGTTGTTAAACGAGAGGTTGTTCAGGTCATTACGCCAGGGACAGTGGTCGATAGCAGTAAGCCGGACAGTCAGAATAATTTTTTGGTTGCCATAGATCGAGATGGCAATCAATTTGGCTTAGCTTATATGGACCTGGTGACGGGTGACTTTTATGTGACAGGTCTTTTGGATTTCACGCTGGTTTGTGGGGAAATCCGTAATCTCAAGGCGCGAGAAGTGGTGCTGGGCTATGACTTGTCTGAGGAAGAGGAACAAATCCTTAGTCGTCAGATGAATCTGGTACTTTCCTATGAAAAAGAAGGCTTTGAAGACCTTCATTTACTGGATTCACGATTGGCATCTGTGGAGCAAGCGGCATCTAGTAAATTGCTCCAGTATGTTCATCGGACTCAGATGAGGGAATTGAACCACCTCAAACCTGTTATTCGCTATGAAATCAAGGATTTCTTGCAGATGGATTATGCGACCAAGGCCAGTCTGGATTTGGTTGAGAATGCTCGGTCAGGCAAGAAGCAAGGCAGTCTTTTCTGGCTTTTGGATGAAACCAAAACAGCTATGGGTATGCGGCTCTTGCGGTCTTGGATTCATCGTCCTTTGATTGATAAGGAACGAATCATCCAACGTCAAGAAGTGGTGCAGGTTTTCCTCGACCATTTCTTTGAGCGCAGTGATTTGACAGACAGTCTCAAGGGTGTTTATGACATCGAACGCTTGGCTAGTCGGGTTTCTTTTGGCAAGACCAACCCAAAGGATCTCTTGCAGTTGGCGACTACCTTGTCTAGTGTGCCACGGATTCGTGCGATTTTAGAAGGGATGGAGCAACCTGCTCTGGCTTATCTTATCGAACAATTGGATGGAATCCCTGAGTTGGAGAGTTTGATTAGCGCAGCGATTGCTCCTGAAGCTCCTCATGTGATTACAGATGGGGGCATTATCCGGACTGGATTTGATGAGACCTTAGACAAGTACCGTCGCGTTCTCAGAGAAGGGACTGGTTGGATTGCTGAAATTGAGGCTAAGGAGCGAGAAAACTCTGGTATCAGTACGCTTAAGATTGACTACAATAAAAAGGATGGCTACTATTTCCATGTGACCAATTCTCAACTGGGAAATGTGCCTGCTCACTTTTTCCGCAAGGCAACGCTGAAAAACTCGGAACGTTTTGGAACCGAGGAATTGGCGCGTATCGAGGGAGATATGCTGGAGGCGCGTGAGAAGTCAGCCAACCTAGAGTACGAAATCTTTATGCGCATTCGTGAAGAGGTCAGCAAGTACATCCAGCGTTTGCAGGCTCTAGCTCAAGGAATTGCGACAGTTGATGTCTTGCAAAGTCTAGCAGTTGTGGCCGAAACCCAGCATTTGATTCGACCTGAGTTCGGAGATGATTCGCGAATTGATATCCAGAAAGGGCGCCATGCTGTCGTTGAAAAGGTTATGGGGGCTCAGACCTATATTCCCAATACGATTCAGATGGCAGAAGATACCAGTATTCAACTGATTACAGGGCCCAATATGAGCGGGAAGTCAACCTACATGCGTCAGTTAGCCATGACGGCGGTTATGGCTCAGTTGGGTTCTTATGTGCCAGCAGAAAGCGCCCATTTACCTATTTTTGATGCTATCTTTACCCGTATCGGAGCAGCAGATGACTTGGTTTCAGGCCAATCAACCTTTATGGTGGAGATGATGGAGGCCAACAATGCCATTTCGCATGCGACCAAGAACTCTCTCATTCTCTTTGATGAGTTAGGTCGCGGAACTGCAACTTATGACGGAATGGCTCTTGCTCAGTCTATCATCGAATACATCCATGAGCATATTGGAGCCAAGACCCTCTTTGCGACCCACTACCATGAGTTGACTAGTCTGGAGTCTAGCTTGGAACACTTGGTCAATGTCCATGTGGCAACCTTGGAGCAGGATGGGCAGGTGACCTTCCTTCATAAGATTGAACCAGGGCCAGCTGACAAATCCTACGGTATCCATGTAGCCAAGATTGCTGGCTTGCCAGCAGACCTTTTAGCAAGGGCGGATAAGATTTTGACTCAGTTAGAGAATCAGGGTACAGAAAGTCCTACTCCTATGAAACAAACAAGTACTGTCTCAGAACAGATTTCACTCTTTGATACGGCAGAAGAGCATCCTATCCTAGCAGAATTAGCTAAACTGGATGTTTACAATATGACACCTATGCAGGCTATGAATGTCTTGGTCGAGTTAAAACAAAAATTATAA
- the patA gene encoding multidrug efflux ABC transporter subunit PatA yields MLIQKIKTYKWQALASLLMTGLMVASSLLQPRYLQEVLDALLAGKYEAIYSIGAWLIGVALVGLVAGGLNVILAAYIAQGVSSDLREDAFRKIQTFSYANIEQFNAGNLVVRMTNDINQIQNVVMMTFQILFRLPLLFIGSFILAVQTLPSLWWVIVLMVVLIFGLTAVMMGMMEPRFAKFQTLLERINAIAKENLRGVRVVKSFVQEKEQFAKFTEVSDELLGQNLYIGYAFSVVEPFMMLVGYGAVFLSIWLVAGMVQSDPSVVGSIASFVNYLSQIIFTVVMVGFLGNSVSRAMISMRRIREILDAEPAMTFKDVPDEELVGSLSFENVTFTYPMDKEPMLKDVSFTIESGQMVGVVGATGAGKSTLAQLIPRLFDPQEGSIKIGGKDIREVSEGTLRKTVSIVLQRAILFSGTIADNLRQGKGDATLFEMERAANIAQASEFIHRMEKTFESPVEERGTNFSGGQKQRMSIARGIVSNPRILIFDDSTSALDAKSERLVQEALNKDLKGTTTIIIAQKISSVVHADKILVLDQGRLIGQGTHADLVANNAVYREIYETQKGKEE; encoded by the coding sequence ATGCTGATTCAGAAAATAAAAACCTACAAGTGGCAGGCCTTAGCTTCGCTCCTGATGACGGGCTTGATGGTTGCTAGTTCACTTTTGCAACCGCGTTATCTGCAGGAAGTCTTAGACGCCCTCCTTGCTGGAAAATATGAAGCCATTTATAGTATCGGGGCTTGGTTGATTGGTGTGGCCTTGGTCGGTTTGGTTGCTGGTGGGCTTAATGTTATCCTTGCAGCCTATATTGCCCAAGGAGTTTCATCCGACCTTCGAGAGGATGCCTTCCGTAAAATCCAAACCTTTTCTTATGCCAATATTGAACAATTTAATGCGGGAAATCTAGTTGTTCGCATGACAAATGATATCAACCAGATTCAGAACGTGGTCATGATGACCTTCCAAATTCTTTTCAGACTTCCCCTCTTGTTCATCGGTTCCTTTATCCTGGCGGTTCAAACTTTACCTTCTCTGTGGTGGGTGATTGTTCTCATGGTAGTCTTGATTTTTGGTTTGACTGCTGTCATGATGGGGATGATGGAGCCTCGTTTTGCCAAGTTTCAAACCCTTCTTGAGCGCATCAATGCAATTGCTAAGGAAAATCTGCGTGGCGTTCGCGTGGTCAAGTCCTTTGTCCAAGAAAAAGAGCAGTTTGCTAAGTTTACGGAGGTTTCAGACGAGCTTCTTGGTCAAAACCTTTACATCGGTTATGCCTTTTCAGTAGTGGAACCCTTTATGATGTTGGTCGGCTACGGGGCGGTTTTCCTCTCTATTTGGCTAGTTGCTGGGATGGTTCAGTCGGATCCGTCAGTTGTTGGATCCATTGCTTCCTTTGTCAATTACCTGAGCCAGATTATCTTTACCGTTGTCATGGTTGGATTTTTGGGAAATTCTGTCAGTCGTGCTATGATTTCTATGCGTCGTATTCGAGAAATTCTTGACGCAGAGCCAGCTATGACCTTCAAGGATGTGCCAGATGAAGAGTTGGTCGGAAGTCTTAGCTTTGAAAATGTAACCTTTACCTATCCAATGGATAAGGAACCGATGCTGAAAGATGTGAGCTTTACTATTGAATCTGGTCAAATGGTTGGTGTCGTTGGAGCGACTGGTGCAGGGAAGTCAACCTTGGCTCAATTGATTCCACGTCTCTTTGATCCGCAAGAAGGCTCTATTAAAATCGGTGGCAAGGATATTCGAGAAGTGAGTGAAGGAACCCTGCGTAAAACAGTGTCTATCGTTCTCCAACGTGCCATTCTCTTCAGTGGAACGATTGCAGATAACTTGAGACAGGGTAAGGGAGATGCCACTCTATTTGAAATGGAGCGAGCAGCCAATATTGCCCAAGCCAGTGAATTCATTCATCGTATGGAGAAAACCTTTGAAAGTCCAGTTGAGGAACGGGGAACCAATTTCTCTGGTGGGCAAAAGCAACGGATGTCGATTGCTCGTGGAATTGTCAGCAATCCGCGTATTCTGATTTTTGACGATTCGACCTCGGCCTTGGATGCCAAGTCAGAGCGCCTAGTGCAAGAAGCCTTGAATAAGGACTTGAAAGGGACGACAACCATTATCATCGCTCAAAAGATTAGCTCGGTTGTTCATGCAGACAAGATCTTGGTACTGGATCAAGGACGATTGATTGGTCAAGGCACGCATGCAGACTTGGTTGCCAACAATGCCGTTTACCGTGAAATCTACGAAACACAGAAAGGAAAGGAGGAGTAA
- a CDS encoding metallophosphoesterase → MAKLYAISDIHGYLDEFRDALNKVNLNDKDNRLFLLGDYLDNGLQSFQVISKIIELEEVYPNQIITLLGNHEEWFYDWLILDKPTASAFPETIKSFFSPEELNYIFKSNANNFETAVRNEIKNNIKFNPFINWFKKRYRDERYYETETQIFVHAGIDEEAGKLWKELTSSEIFTNKFPITTGRFHKAIISGHIASWEVAKDRRYLGKIYYDSKSHYFIDGDVTNSKTIPVLYYDTITQKYHFL, encoded by the coding sequence ATGGCTAAATTATACGCAATATCTGATATACATGGATACTTGGATGAATTCAGAGACGCTCTCAATAAAGTAAATTTAAACGATAAAGATAATCGCCTATTTTTACTAGGAGATTATCTTGATAATGGACTTCAATCTTTTCAAGTCATTTCCAAAATAATCGAACTTGAGGAGGTTTATCCTAATCAAATTATTACTCTTCTAGGGAATCATGAAGAATGGTTTTATGATTGGTTGATTTTAGATAAACCTACTGCTTCAGCATTTCCAGAAACAATAAAAAGCTTCTTCTCTCCAGAGGAATTGAACTATATTTTTAAATCGAATGCTAACAACTTTGAAACAGCTGTTAGAAATGAAATTAAAAATAATATCAAATTCAACCCATTTATAAACTGGTTTAAAAAACGATATAGGGATGAACGCTATTATGAAACTGAAACCCAAATTTTTGTCCATGCTGGCATTGATGAAGAAGCAGGAAAGCTTTGGAAAGAACTAACGAGTTCAGAGATATTTACAAACAAATTTCCTATTACCACTGGTAGATTTCATAAAGCTATTATTTCGGGCCATATTGCTTCTTGGGAAGTAGCTAAAGATAGAAGATACCTGGGTAAGATTTACTATGATAGTAAAAGTCATTACTTTATTGATGGAGATGTAACGAATAGCAAAACAATACCTGTTCTTTACTATGATACAATTACCCAAAAATATCACTTTCTATAA
- a CDS encoding cytidine deaminase family protein, with protein sequence MDIWEKMYEEAQKLYNPHEVSDFVYANHVVAAVEAEDGQIFTGFCMEGTCGVFHLCAERAALFNMYQFSGQTKVKKVLAFRDKPPYGGSSGMPCGACREFLLELNAENKDAEVMMDYDTRKTVKVAELIPYWWGEERASKFNEQ encoded by the coding sequence ATGGACATCTGGGAAAAGATGTATGAAGAAGCACAGAAGCTATACAATCCACATGAAGTATCAGACTTTGTTTATGCTAATCATGTTGTAGCTGCAGTAGAAGCAGAAGATGGACAAATATTTACAGGATTCTGTATGGAGGGAACCTGTGGTGTGTTCCATCTCTGCGCAGAGCGGGCAGCACTCTTCAATATGTACCAATTTTCAGGACAAACTAAGGTTAAAAAAGTATTAGCCTTTCGAGACAAACCACCTTATGGTGGAAGTTCAGGAATGCCCTGTGGAGCTTGCAGAGAATTCCTTTTAGAGTTGAACGCTGAAAATAAAGATGCAGAAGTCATGATGGACTATGATACAAGAAAAACAGTTAAAGTCGCAGAACTAATCCCCTATTGGTGGGGAGAAGAACGTGCTTCTAAGTTTAATGAACAATAG
- a CDS encoding gamma-glutamyl-gamma-aminobutyrate hydrolase family protein: MARTVVGVAANLCPVDAEGKNIHSSVSCRFAESIRQVGGLPLVIPVGDESVVRDYVEMIDKLILTGGQNVHPQFYGEKKTIESDDYNLVRDEFELALLKEALRQNKPIMAICRGVQLVNVAFGGTLNQEIEGHWQGLPFGTSHSIETVEGSVVAKLFGKESQVNSVHRQSIKDLAPNFRVTAIDPRDQTIEAIESIDEHRIIGLQWHPEFLVNEEDGNLELFEYLLNEL, encoded by the coding sequence ATGGCTAGAACGGTTGTAGGAGTTGCTGCAAATCTATGTCCCGTAGACGCAGAAGGCAAAAACATTCATTCATCTGTATCTTGTAGATTCGCAGAGAGCATTCGTCAAGTCGGCGGTCTCCCTTTAGTCATTCCTGTTGGTGATGAGTCAGTTGTACGCGATTATGTGGAAATGATTGACAAACTCATTTTGACAGGAGGCCAAAATGTTCATCCTCAGTTTTATGGAGAGAAAAAGACCATCGAGAGTGATGATTACAATCTAGTACGTGATGAGTTTGAACTGGCTCTCCTGAAAGAAGCGCTTCGTCAGAATAAACCAATTATGGCAATCTGTCGCGGTGTCCAACTTGTCAATGTTGCCTTTGGTGGAACCCTCAATCAAGAAATCGAAGGTCACTGGCAAGGCCTACCTTTCGGAACATCTCACTCTATTGAGACAGTGGAAGGAAGCGTGGTGGCCAAGCTATTTGGGAAAGAAAGTCAGGTCAACTCTGTCCATCGTCAAAGCATTAAAGATTTGGCACCTAATTTCCGTGTAACTGCTATTGATCCAAGAGACCAGACCATCGAAGCGATTGAGTCTATCGATGAGCACCGCATTATCGGTTTGCAGTGGCATCCAGAGTTTCTGGTTAATGAAGAAGATGGTAATTTAGAATTATTTGAGTATTTATTGAATGAACTGTAA
- a CDS encoding glucose-6-phosphate isomerase, whose product MSHIKFDYSKVLDKFVAPHEVEYMQSQVTAADELIRKGTGAGSDFLGWLDLPENYDREEFDRILKAAEQIKSDSDVLVVIGIGGSYLGAKAAIDFLNHHFANLQTKEERKAPQILYAGNSISSTYLADLVEYVADKDFSVNVISKSGTTTEPAIAFRVFKELLVKKYGQEEANKRIYATTDRQKGAVKVEADANGWETFVVPDDIGGRFSVLTAVGLLPIAASGADIKALMEGANAARKDYTSDKISENEAYQYAAVRNILYRKGYATEILVNYEPSLQYFSEWWKQLAGESEGKDQKGIYPTSANFSTDLHSLGQFIQEGTRIMFETVVRVDKPRKNVIIPSLEEDLDGLGYLQGKDVDFVNKKATDGVLLAHTDGDVPNMYVTLPEQDAFTLGYTIYFFELAIALSGYLNAINPFDQPGVEAYKRNMFALLGKPGFEELSKELNARL is encoded by the coding sequence ATGTCACATATTAAATTTGATTATTCAAAAGTCTTAGACAAATTTGTTGCACCACATGAAGTGGAATACATGCAATCACAAGTAACAGCAGCAGATGAATTGATCCGTAAAGGAACTGGTGCTGGTAGCGACTTCTTGGGATGGTTGGATCTTCCTGAAAACTACGACCGTGAAGAATTTGACCGTATCTTGAAAGCTGCTGAGCAAATCAAATCAGACAGCGATGTCTTGGTTGTAATCGGTATCGGTGGATCTTACCTTGGTGCCAAAGCAGCAATCGACTTCTTGAACCACCATTTTGCTAACTTGCAAACAAAAGAAGAACGTAAAGCTCCACAAATCCTTTACGCTGGAAACTCAATCTCATCTACTTACCTTGCTGACTTGGTAGAGTATGTTGCAGACAAAGACTTCTCAGTAAACGTGATTTCTAAATCAGGTACAACAACTGAACCAGCTATCGCTTTCCGTGTTTTCAAAGAACTCTTGGTTAAGAAATACGGTCAAGAAGAAGCCAACAAACGTATCTATGCAACAACTGACCGCCAAAAAGGTGCTGTTAAGGTTGAAGCAGATGCTAACGGCTGGGAAACATTTGTTGTTCCAGATGACATCGGTGGACGCTTCTCAGTATTGACAGCAGTTGGTTTGCTTCCAATCGCTGCATCAGGAGCTGACATCAAAGCCCTTATGGAAGGTGCGAATGCAGCTCGCAAAGACTACACTTCAGACAAAATCTCTGAAAACGAAGCTTACCAATACGCAGCAGTTCGTAACATCCTTTACCGTAAAGGCTATGCAACTGAGATCTTGGTAAACTACGAGCCATCACTTCAATACTTCTCAGAATGGTGGAAACAATTGGCTGGTGAATCAGAAGGAAAAGACCAAAAAGGTATCTACCCAACTTCAGCCAACTTCTCAACTGACTTGCACTCACTTGGTCAATTTATCCAAGAAGGAACTCGTATCATGTTTGAAACAGTTGTCCGTGTTGACAAACCTCGTAAAAACGTGATTATCCCTAGCTTGGAAGAAGACCTTGACGGACTTGGTTACCTTCAAGGAAAAGACGTTGACTTTGTAAACAAAAAAGCGACTGATGGTGTTCTTCTTGCCCACACAGATGGTGATGTACCAAACATGTATGTGACTCTTCCAGAGCAAGACGCTTTCACTCTTGGTTACACTATCTACTTCTTCGAATTGGCTATCGCTCTTTCAGGTTACTTGAATGCTATCAACCCATTTGACCAACCAGGTGTTGAAGCTTACAAACGTAACATGTTTGCCCTTCTTGGAAAACCAGGATTTGAAGAATTGAGCAAAGAACTTAACGCACGTCTATAA